From Algoriphagus sp. NG3, the proteins below share one genomic window:
- a CDS encoding M81 family metallopeptidase has product MRNLITLLSFLSVLFSCSSKEESRPLPRIAIAGLAIESSTFSPATSDVDAFRTRVGTDIFNYYPFLDSTSENRGRAEWFPTLRGHAIPGGIVTREAYEELVGKTLDMLKENLPYDGLFFDIHGAMSVVGLDDPEGDFIIRVREVVGSETLISTSMDLHGNVSWRLAENTDLITCYRMAPHEDALESKQRAVENLLERLESGKGKPNYKAWIPVPILLPGEKTSTRIDPGKSLYAKVDPMTKKEGVIDAAIWIGYAWADEPRNHAVVMVTGDDEKAVKESAEELAQSFWDVRNEFEFVAPVASLKESLDMALASDKKPFMISDMGDNPTAGGAGDVTWTLTEILKRPEFKLENSPTLIYASIPGPEFVEKALAAGVGGKVEGTAGAAIDDRFAPPVMLKGTVEAIKEGDGAAEVEVVVKVGSVHVIVTKKRKPYHNERDFTDLGLTPREADIVVVKIGYLVPDLYDMRADWIMALTPGGVDQDLERLGYKRIKRPMFPLDKDMEDPDLSAKLVPAADKLD; this is encoded by the coding sequence ATGAGAAATCTAATTACCCTTCTTTCCTTCCTTTCAGTTTTATTTTCCTGTTCTTCAAAAGAAGAATCACGGCCACTTCCCCGGATAGCCATTGCTGGCCTAGCCATAGAGTCCAGCACTTTTTCCCCTGCTACTTCTGATGTGGATGCTTTCCGTACCAGAGTTGGCACTGATATTTTCAATTATTACCCTTTTTTGGATTCTACATCTGAGAATCGTGGCAGGGCCGAGTGGTTTCCAACACTTCGAGGCCATGCCATTCCAGGTGGGATAGTGACAAGAGAGGCGTATGAGGAATTGGTGGGAAAAACGCTGGACATGCTGAAAGAAAACCTGCCTTACGATGGACTTTTCTTTGATATCCATGGAGCGATGAGTGTGGTCGGATTGGATGATCCTGAAGGTGATTTTATCATTCGGGTTCGGGAAGTAGTGGGGTCTGAAACGCTGATTTCTACCTCCATGGATCTGCATGGAAATGTGTCATGGAGACTTGCAGAAAACACCGATTTGATCACCTGCTACAGAATGGCACCTCATGAGGATGCACTAGAATCAAAACAAAGAGCAGTAGAAAATCTACTGGAGCGTCTCGAAAGTGGAAAGGGAAAGCCTAATTACAAGGCATGGATACCTGTCCCAATTTTGCTTCCTGGCGAAAAGACCAGTACGAGAATTGATCCAGGCAAAAGTCTCTATGCAAAAGTAGATCCTATGACCAAAAAGGAAGGTGTGATCGATGCCGCAATCTGGATTGGCTATGCATGGGCAGATGAACCTAGAAACCATGCCGTAGTGATGGTGACTGGCGATGATGAAAAAGCCGTGAAGGAATCAGCTGAGGAGTTGGCGCAAAGCTTCTGGGACGTACGGAATGAATTTGAATTTGTGGCCCCTGTGGCATCCTTAAAAGAAAGTTTGGATATGGCTCTTGCTTCAGACAAAAAGCCATTTATGATTTCTGACATGGGTGATAACCCAACTGCCGGAGGAGCTGGAGATGTGACCTGGACGCTGACTGAAATCCTGAAAAGACCTGAATTTAAATTAGAGAATAGCCCCACATTGATATATGCTTCTATTCCCGGGCCTGAGTTCGTGGAAAAAGCCTTAGCCGCAGGTGTAGGCGGAAAAGTAGAAGGTACAGCCGGAGCTGCAATTGATGATAGGTTCGCTCCTCCTGTAATGCTCAAAGGCACTGTAGAAGCAATCAAGGAAGGAGATGGGGCTGCTGAAGTGGAAGTCGTGGTGAAAGTAGGGTCTGTGCATGTGATCGTGACCAAAAAGCGCAAGCCTTACCACAATGAAAGGGATTTCACTGACTTAGGACTGACCCCCCGGGAAGCAGATATAGTAGTGGTGAAAATCGGTTACCTCGTTCCTGATTTGTATGATATGCGTGCAGATTGGATCATGGCCTTGACTCCGGGCGGGGTAGATCAGGATCTAGAGAGATTAGGTTATAAGCGTATCAAACGTCCTATGTTCCCATTGGATAAGGATATGGAAGATCCGGATTTGAGTGCTAAATTGGTTCCTGCTGCGGATAAGTTGGACTAA
- a CDS encoding helix-turn-helix domain-containing protein: MNISPIRTEEDYENALARLELIFDSKKDTQEGDELEILAILIENYEEEHYPIDLPDPIEAIKFRMEQMGMKQKDLAKVVGLKSRVSEILNKKRKLTLDMIRKLNTELNIPTEVLIKEY; this comes from the coding sequence ATGAATATATCACCCATCAGAACAGAAGAAGATTACGAAAATGCTTTAGCTAGACTTGAGCTTATTTTTGATTCTAAGAAAGACACCCAAGAAGGTGATGAACTTGAAATTTTAGCAATCCTAATAGAAAATTACGAGGAAGAGCATTATCCTATAGATTTACCCGACCCTATAGAAGCAATTAAATTCAGGATGGAACAAATGGGAATGAAGCAAAAAGATTTGGCAAAAGTAGTCGGGCTTAAAAGTCGAGTCAGTGAAATTCTAAATAAAAAAAGGAAGCTTACGTTAGACATGATTAGAAAGCTGAATACTGAACTAAATATACCAACAGAGGTTTTAATTAAAGAATATTAA
- a CDS encoding iron chaperone, which yields MNPKPSSVEEYLSWYAPDVREKLEQMRVTISKAIPKATEVISYSMPAYKTSEVLVYFAAAKKHIGFYPTNSGVSEFKKELEPYVTSKGAIQFPLDQPLPFELIAAISQFRFLEAEDRAKLKKKKT from the coding sequence ATGAACCCTAAACCATCCTCCGTAGAAGAATATCTTAGCTGGTATGCACCTGATGTAAGGGAAAAGCTAGAGCAAATGCGTGTAACAATCAGCAAAGCTATTCCCAAGGCCACAGAAGTCATCAGCTACAGTATGCCAGCCTATAAGACTTCCGAAGTGTTGGTCTATTTTGCGGCAGCGAAAAAACATATCGGCTTCTACCCTACCAATAGCGGAGTAAGTGAGTTTAAAAAAGAGCTAGAGCCGTATGTTACTTCCAAAGGAGCGATACAATTTCCATTGGATCAACCTTTACCATTTGAGTTGATTGCAGCCATCAGCCAGTTTAGGTTCCTAGAAGCGGAAGACCGGGCAAAACTGAAAAAAAAGAAAACCTAA
- a CDS encoding PIN domain-containing protein — MKQVLVDTSVWIEFLKGNQDFFAPMIDLMEKGEIYSLELIFAELLQGVKNTRELNLIKDFYRQLRILDQPGLIFESGDFSRKAGLINRGIGLIDAVIIHSAERFGLEIWTLDKKILSFLGGAGVYQP; from the coding sequence ATGAAGCAGGTTCTTGTCGATACCTCAGTGTGGATAGAGTTTCTAAAAGGTAATCAGGATTTTTTCGCTCCGATGATTGATTTGATGGAGAAAGGCGAAATATATTCTTTGGAATTGATCTTTGCCGAGTTACTTCAAGGGGTAAAGAATACCAGAGAATTAAATTTGATCAAAGATTTCTATAGACAACTTCGGATTTTGGATCAGCCGGGATTGATTTTTGAGTCTGGAGATTTTTCTAGAAAAGCGGGATTGATCAATCGTGGAATAGGATTGATTGATGCAGTAATCATTCATTCAGCTGAAAGATTTGGGTTGGAGATTTGGACTTTGGATAAGAAAATTTTAAGCTTTTTAGGAGGTGCTGGAGTTTATCAGCCCTAG
- a CDS encoding type II toxin-antitoxin system VapB family antitoxin, translated as MKVTALIEDELIQDVMEVSGAKNITEALRIALRDYLSRKKLLELADQIVAEPIAFTYGADKLRETNQQ; from the coding sequence ATGAAAGTCACTGCTTTAATTGAAGATGAATTGATCCAAGATGTGATGGAGGTCTCTGGAGCCAAAAACATTACTGAAGCGTTGAGGATAGCACTTCGGGACTATTTATCCCGAAAGAAATTACTTGAATTGGCTGATCAAATTGTCGCTGAACCAATAGCTTTCACGTATGGTGCTGACAAATTGAGAGAAACCAATCAGCAATGA
- the tnpA gene encoding IS200/IS605 family transposase, whose protein sequence is MGQSLVKNYVHIIFSTKNRQPFIAEEYEDDLFKYLGGVCKALDCPPIQVGGYLDHVHILCLLNKNMSMAKLLEELKTDSSKWMKKRADELNNFYWQDGYGAFSVNPSQTDTVIHYIQNQREHHKRKSFQDEYRAFLKKYKVEYDERYVWG, encoded by the coding sequence ATGGGACAATCGCTCGTGAAAAATTATGTGCATATTATTTTTAGCACTAAGAACAGACAACCGTTTATCGCCGAAGAATATGAAGACGATCTTTTCAAATACCTCGGTGGAGTTTGTAAAGCCTTAGACTGTCCACCAATTCAGGTTGGAGGCTATTTAGACCATGTACATATTCTTTGCCTCCTGAATAAGAATATGAGCATGGCGAAATTGCTGGAGGAATTAAAAACGGATTCTTCCAAATGGATGAAAAAACGAGCGGATGAATTAAATAATTTTTATTGGCAAGATGGATACGGTGCATTTTCAGTTAATCCAAGCCAGACTGATACGGTCATTCATTATATCCAAAACCAGCGGGAACATCACAAACGCAAATCCTTCCAAGATGAATACAGGGCTTTTTTAAAAAAATATAAGGTGGAATACGATGAGAGGTATGTATGGGGGTAA
- a CDS encoding ATP-binding cassette domain-containing protein, with the protein MKSLLTISSAQVLTKGKQVFESLDFSWEDGQQWAVIGNSGAELTAFIETIRGNSVVPKGDIVRPFAKDYTEEKKQAGEINSFRDMIAYVSQRYEIRNKSNQQNFYFQQRFNSSESDETATVREYLSEVKARVKGPWSLDKVAGLLKLEHLLDKSVLLLSNGETRRLALGLGLMRQPRIYLMDQPMTGLDVKSRAEFGEILKVIVSEGVHVLLTTSANEIPEGITHVAKLGNEGIVETWAASDFHLTAKHEHKLTYDWELLDSLLPNVANDNSEVIRLENVTIKYGEKQILKNLNWEVRSGDRWLLKGANGSGKSTLISLLIGENPQAYSQDFWLFGRKRGTGESIWDVKRPTGFVAPELSRFFPANQTCRKVILSGLFDTMGLFKKVSPEQEALSGKWMELFHLKAVANISINRLSLENQRWTLLARALIKQPKLLILDEASQGMDEFQRRLFKDTVQQICDRSAISLIYVSHYAEDVPEAVEKVMELG; encoded by the coding sequence TTGAAATCTCTTTTAACAATCTCTTCCGCACAAGTTCTCACAAAAGGAAAACAAGTTTTCGAATCACTTGATTTCAGTTGGGAAGATGGTCAGCAGTGGGCGGTAATCGGCAATTCCGGAGCAGAACTTACCGCATTTATAGAAACCATTCGCGGGAATTCGGTGGTACCAAAAGGGGATATAGTCCGTCCGTTTGCTAAGGATTATACTGAAGAAAAAAAACAAGCGGGGGAGATCAATTCCTTTCGGGATATGATCGCATATGTGTCCCAGCGATACGAAATCCGCAATAAATCCAATCAGCAGAATTTTTATTTTCAGCAGCGGTTCAACTCCTCAGAATCAGATGAGACCGCCACCGTTCGGGAATATTTATCCGAAGTGAAAGCTAGAGTTAAAGGGCCTTGGAGCTTGGATAAAGTGGCAGGATTGCTCAAGCTGGAGCACTTGCTGGATAAGTCAGTTCTCCTCCTTTCCAATGGAGAAACTCGTCGTTTGGCTTTGGGATTGGGACTGATGCGCCAGCCTCGCATTTATCTCATGGATCAACCGATGACAGGTTTGGATGTAAAAAGCAGGGCAGAGTTTGGAGAGATTTTGAAAGTGATTGTTTCCGAAGGAGTCCATGTGTTGCTGACTACTTCGGCAAATGAAATCCCTGAAGGTATTACTCATGTCGCCAAACTTGGGAATGAAGGAATTGTAGAAACCTGGGCTGCTTCTGATTTTCATCTTACTGCGAAGCATGAGCACAAGTTGACCTATGACTGGGAGTTGCTGGATTCCCTTTTACCTAATGTTGCAAATGATAACTCTGAAGTCATCCGACTGGAAAATGTAACCATCAAATACGGAGAAAAGCAGATTCTTAAAAATCTCAATTGGGAAGTTCGATCTGGAGATCGCTGGCTACTGAAAGGGGCAAATGGCTCAGGGAAATCCACTCTGATCAGTCTGCTGATAGGAGAAAATCCCCAAGCTTATTCCCAGGATTTCTGGCTTTTTGGACGTAAACGGGGAACAGGAGAGAGTATCTGGGATGTGAAACGTCCCACAGGTTTTGTGGCGCCCGAGCTCAGCCGCTTCTTTCCTGCTAATCAGACGTGTAGAAAAGTAATACTCTCCGGACTTTTTGATACCATGGGGTTGTTCAAAAAGGTTAGTCCTGAACAAGAAGCTTTATCCGGGAAATGGATGGAGTTATTTCATCTTAAAGCGGTAGCGAATATTTCCATTAACCGTCTTTCGTTGGAAAACCAACGCTGGACTCTGCTGGCCCGGGCACTGATCAAGCAACCCAAACTGCTGATCCTCGATGAGGCATCGCAAGGAATGGATGAGTTTCAGCGCAGACTTTTCAAAGACACCGTGCAGCAAATCTGCGATCGGAGTGCCATTAGCTTGATCTATGTTAGCCACTATGCGGAGGATGTGCCTGAGGCGGTGGAGAAGGTGATGGAGCTAGGGTAG
- the dtd gene encoding D-aminoacyl-tRNA deacylase — protein sequence MIVVIQRASEAAVKINGEVKAKIGTGLLILLGVEDADTEEDIAWLSKKIVNLRIFPDENEVMNKSVLDVAGEILLISQFTLHASTKKGNRPSYIKAAKPEIAIPMYEKMIVSLESELGKSIGTGEFGADMKVSLVNDGPVTILIDSKNRV from the coding sequence ATGATTGTAGTAATTCAAAGAGCTTCCGAAGCTGCTGTTAAAATAAATGGTGAAGTCAAGGCCAAAATCGGAACCGGCTTGTTGATTTTGCTTGGTGTGGAGGATGCAGATACAGAAGAAGATATTGCCTGGTTGTCCAAGAAAATTGTGAATCTCAGGATATTCCCAGATGAAAATGAAGTTATGAATAAAAGTGTATTGGATGTAGCTGGAGAGATTTTGCTGATTTCCCAGTTTACGCTGCATGCCAGTACAAAAAAAGGGAATAGACCATCGTACATCAAAGCCGCAAAACCCGAAATCGCGATACCTATGTATGAGAAAATGATTGTCTCTTTGGAATCAGAACTAGGCAAATCCATAGGTACGGGAGAATTCGGGGCAGATATGAAAGTTTCCCTAGTGAATGATGGGCCGGTGACTATCCTGATAGATAGTAAGAATAGGGTGTGA
- a CDS encoding NAD-dependent epimerase/dehydratase family protein, with protein MKIAILSGTSGMVGMQILHHLLQNPDYDFVLSIGRRKLALKHPKLVQIEGDMKVLSQLDWENKVRSQSLGGEYNSLVEGLNEKSAQVHAFSSLGTTIKQAGSKENFYEIDHDLVIKFASWAKELGASKFLYVSSSGADADSAIFYSQTKGKTEDDLKLIGFDYLGLFRPSLLLGNRNEFRLGEQVATIMMKPLVWLKVFKNIRPIYDYQVAKAMVKTALSNKSKSVEIISSGEMQDLSK; from the coding sequence ATGAAAATCGCTATACTTTCGGGTACCTCTGGCATGGTCGGTATGCAGATCCTCCATCATCTGCTGCAGAATCCTGACTATGATTTTGTACTTTCCATAGGTCGAAGAAAACTCGCCCTGAAGCATCCAAAACTGGTGCAAATAGAAGGGGATATGAAGGTATTAAGCCAGTTGGACTGGGAGAACAAAGTGAGGTCTCAGAGTCTGGGCGGAGAGTACAATTCTTTGGTGGAGGGCTTAAATGAAAAGTCTGCTCAGGTTCATGCGTTTTCTTCTCTCGGAACGACTATCAAGCAGGCAGGTTCAAAGGAGAACTTCTATGAGATAGATCATGATTTGGTGATAAAATTCGCTAGCTGGGCGAAAGAGCTCGGTGCTTCCAAATTCCTCTATGTTTCCTCCTCTGGGGCCGATGCGGACTCAGCTATTTTTTATAGTCAGACCAAGGGTAAAACCGAGGATGATCTGAAATTGATAGGTTTTGACTATTTGGGTCTGTTTAGACCGTCATTGTTATTGGGGAATAGAAATGAATTCCGACTGGGAGAACAGGTGGCGACGATCATGATGAAGCCCCTCGTATGGCTGAAGGTGTTTAAAAACATCCGTCCGATTTACGATTATCAAGTTGCCAAAGCTATGGTGAAAACTGCACTGTCGAATAAATCTAAATCAGTAGAAATCATTTCCTCCGGAGAAATGCAAGACTTAAGCAAATGA
- a CDS encoding thioredoxin family protein, protein MQEQQTLVVTPDLITSAQTYSEYREMIDGLLQENKTTGINHSESYLDYTRMNVQRMNRWDKTVKISPELEQVVSSISSPQIWLLITEAWCGDAAQSIPFIAKLAELNPLIKLRLVLRDENPELMDAYLTEGARSIPILIGLSDDLSRELFVWGPRPAFLQNRLKAYKLDPQNITPKEFADGTHLWYARDKNKAIAEEITPLIASTI, encoded by the coding sequence ATGCAAGAACAACAAACTTTAGTAGTGACTCCCGATCTCATTACGTCTGCCCAAACCTATTCGGAATATAGAGAGATGATAGATGGGCTTTTACAAGAAAATAAGACTACTGGAATCAATCACTCTGAGAGCTACCTCGATTACACGAGGATGAATGTGCAGCGAATGAACCGCTGGGACAAAACCGTGAAAATCTCTCCTGAGCTGGAACAAGTGGTGAGCTCCATTTCCTCTCCTCAAATCTGGCTGCTCATCACAGAGGCCTGGTGTGGGGATGCTGCACAGAGTATCCCTTTCATTGCTAAGTTGGCTGAGTTAAATCCTTTGATCAAACTCAGGCTCGTATTACGGGATGAAAACCCGGAACTGATGGATGCTTACCTTACTGAAGGAGCGAGGTCTATTCCGATTTTAATTGGCTTGAGTGATGATCTCAGTAGAGAGCTTTTTGTATGGGGGCCTAGACCTGCATTTCTTCAGAACCGACTGAAAGCATATAAACTGGATCCTCAGAATATTACCCCGAAAGAATTTGCTGATGGCACACATCTGTGGTACGCCAGGGATAAAAACAAAGCAATAGCTGAAGAAATTACTCCGCTGATTGCTTCAACGATATAA
- a CDS encoding YkvA family protein, with amino-acid sequence MSSFKSKTYATIDNAKALFGKQVDALIKQKDKVSELIAGVGNKISRAGDNSRVKKLIEPVSVFIRMIKAHFNGTHKLTNSTLGLVLLALVYFVSPIDIIPDFLGVIGFADDLSVVLAVYAKVKDEIDVFLDWERTQV; translated from the coding sequence ATGAGCTCATTCAAATCTAAAACCTACGCTACTATCGATAATGCCAAAGCACTTTTTGGCAAACAGGTAGATGCATTGATCAAGCAAAAGGATAAGGTTTCCGAACTGATCGCTGGGGTAGGAAATAAGATCTCGAGAGCTGGGGATAATTCAAGGGTCAAAAAACTAATCGAGCCAGTATCTGTGTTTATCCGGATGATCAAAGCGCATTTCAACGGCACCCATAAACTCACAAACAGCACGCTTGGACTGGTGTTATTGGCACTTGTTTACTTTGTATCTCCGATTGATATAATTCCGGATTTTCTAGGGGTTATAGGTTTTGCGGACGATTTGAGTGTTGTTTTGGCTGTATATGCCAAAGTAAAAGATGAGATCGACGTTTTTTTAGATTGGGAAAGAACTCAAGTCTAA
- a CDS encoding HesB/IscA family protein, translated as MIIPIKITEKAETEIKNIMATKNIPADYHLRVGVKGGGCGGMSYALGFDKPKAEDQQFELAGIPVLIEKKHYMFLMGMQIDFFEGDEARGFTFVNPEIPKRHDL; from the coding sequence ATGATTATCCCGATTAAGATCACCGAAAAAGCCGAGACTGAGATCAAAAATATCATGGCTACCAAAAACATTCCTGCTGACTATCATCTTCGTGTAGGCGTGAAGGGAGGCGGATGTGGAGGCATGTCTTATGCTTTGGGCTTCGACAAACCTAAAGCTGAAGACCAGCAATTTGAGTTGGCAGGAATACCTGTTCTGATTGAGAAAAAGCATTATATGTTTCTGATGGGAATGCAGATCGATTTTTTTGAGGGAGATGAAGCCAGAGGATTCACCTTCGTAAATCCCGAGATCCCGAAACGTCACGATTTGTAA
- a CDS encoding DUF6265 family protein produces the protein MKKSILSSLLFFTCFLVFPQVKQLEEGEEPGKGNIEDLSWLEGFWTGTGFGGECEEVWMPVKDGHMIGTFRFWSEGKLVFSEFMNIIQEGETFSLKLKHFNADLTPWEENEKWTTFRLVETGENEVYFHGLTMKREGDEIKLWLALTEGGVRTIEELVYVKKGF, from the coding sequence ATGAAAAAGTCAATCCTCTCCTCCCTTCTGTTTTTTACCTGCTTCTTAGTTTTTCCTCAAGTGAAGCAACTCGAAGAGGGGGAGGAACCAGGAAAAGGGAATATTGAAGACCTTAGCTGGCTGGAAGGTTTTTGGACGGGAACCGGCTTTGGTGGCGAATGTGAGGAAGTATGGATGCCGGTAAAAGATGGGCACATGATCGGCACATTCCGTTTTTGGAGTGAGGGCAAACTCGTTTTTTCTGAATTCATGAACATCATCCAAGAGGGCGAAACTTTTTCACTTAAACTCAAGCATTTCAATGCTGATCTGACTCCTTGGGAAGAAAATGAGAAATGGACTACCTTCCGATTGGTGGAAACTGGTGAGAATGAAGTCTATTTTCATGGGTTGACCATGAAGCGGGAGGGGGATGAAATCAAACTTTGGCTAGCGCTGACAGAGGGTGGAGTGCGGACGATAGAAGAATTGGTTTATGTGAAGAAGGGATTTTAA
- a CDS encoding DUF4268 domain-containing protein, producing MYNKAETSRIRSEFWIAFGQYMKPIPNAEGRRINWPNYKTGVRNIYFRMKAERDFASIGIELGHSDEELQELYFDQFRQFRKMLEATVGEEWEWRLLDRNEFGQPVSRIEKVLSGVNVMNSDDWPQIISFLKPRIIALDEFWDRVKPGFES from the coding sequence TTGTATAACAAAGCTGAAACATCAAGAATCCGTTCGGAATTTTGGATTGCGTTTGGGCAATACATGAAGCCGATCCCAAATGCGGAAGGGCGGAGGATCAACTGGCCAAATTATAAAACCGGAGTCCGGAATATTTACTTCCGGATGAAGGCAGAACGGGATTTTGCCTCCATAGGAATAGAATTAGGCCATTCAGACGAAGAGTTGCAGGAATTGTATTTTGATCAGTTTCGCCAGTTCAGAAAAATGCTGGAAGCAACCGTAGGAGAAGAGTGGGAATGGAGATTGCTGGATCGGAATGAATTTGGACAGCCGGTATCTAGAATTGAAAAGGTTTTGTCCGGGGTAAATGTCATGAATTCAGATGATTGGCCGCAAATTATTTCTTTTCTTAAGCCTAGGATCATCGCATTGGATGAGTTTTGGGATAGGGTAAAGCCCGGATTTGAGAGTTAA
- a CDS encoding ChaN family lipoprotein, which yields MRNYLVAFLMFICVAAAKAQGEAYQFFTSKGKKIEMKQVLKKAGEADVVFFGELHNNSLGHWLQLQVLKGLHAENPDLVVGSEIFEREDQLNLDEWFADQISESSFESEAKLWKNYTVDYRPILRFSKEKGLKFIATNVPRKYASLVSKKGLGALDSLSPQAKTYIARLPVEVDMTLPGYMAMKDMMHGAPGNPEFMIQAQALKDATMAESLFAPISSGEKVYHINGAYHSKDGEGILWYLKKEFPNLKLLNIHMVTQDQLDKLEDENSQAGEIILVLPSDSHITY from the coding sequence ATGCGTAATTATTTAGTTGCTTTTTTGATGTTCATCTGTGTTGCAGCTGCTAAAGCTCAGGGTGAAGCATATCAGTTTTTTACTTCGAAAGGTAAAAAAATAGAGATGAAGCAAGTGCTGAAAAAAGCCGGAGAAGCTGATGTTGTTTTCTTTGGAGAGCTTCACAATAATAGTCTTGGACATTGGCTGCAGCTACAGGTACTGAAAGGACTCCACGCCGAAAATCCGGATTTAGTCGTAGGATCTGAGATTTTTGAGCGGGAAGACCAGCTGAATCTGGACGAATGGTTTGCTGATCAAATCAGCGAGAGCAGTTTTGAATCGGAAGCCAAGCTTTGGAAAAACTATACGGTAGACTACCGTCCTATTTTACGCTTCTCCAAAGAGAAGGGACTGAAATTTATCGCTACCAATGTTCCCAGGAAATATGCCTCTCTGGTGAGCAAGAAAGGGCTGGGAGCGTTGGATTCACTTTCACCTCAAGCCAAAACTTACATTGCCAGACTTCCCGTGGAAGTGGATATGACTTTGCCAGGATATATGGCGATGAAGGATATGATGCATGGTGCTCCGGGCAATCCTGAATTTATGATTCAGGCTCAGGCTTTAAAAGACGCCACTATGGCAGAGTCACTTTTTGCCCCGATTTCTTCTGGGGAAAAGGTATATCATATCAATGGAGCCTATCATTCGAAGGATGGGGAAGGAATACTCTGGTATCTCAAAAAGGAATTTCCTAACCTGAAACTATTGAATATCCATATGGTGACTCAGGATCAGCTGGACAAGCTGGAGGATGAGAATTCACAGGCAGGCGAGATCATCCTAGTACTTCCCAGCGATAGCCACATTACTTACTGA
- the folB gene encoding dihydroneopterin aldolase — MGKVSLEGIEFHAYHGAYPEETVLGNRFTLDLELETDFRQAMLHDDLSATVDYSKLYRLIKARMDVKVKLLEHLGHMIVTDILEAYPKTSKIRLTLKKHHPALGGLVNHSSVQIQYPEDYA, encoded by the coding sequence ATGGGGAAAGTTAGTCTAGAAGGAATAGAGTTTCATGCCTATCACGGAGCTTATCCAGAGGAAACAGTCCTTGGCAATCGCTTTACGCTTGACCTGGAACTGGAAACTGACTTTCGGCAGGCCATGCTACACGATGACCTGAGTGCAACTGTGGATTATTCTAAGCTTTACAGACTCATCAAGGCAAGAATGGATGTAAAGGTGAAACTGCTGGAACACCTAGGCCATATGATCGTGACTGATATTCTGGAAGCATATCCCAAAACCAGCAAAATCCGATTAACCCTAAAGAAACATCATCCTGCATTAGGAGGGCTGGTCAATCACTCCTCAGTCCAAATTCAGTATCCAGAAGATTATGCGTAA